TATTTTAACGAAAAAGTGTACCGAAAAAGGCTACAGTGTTCATATTTTTCCTTCTGAACTAAGCACTGATCCATTTCAGTTTTTATAAGGTTTATTATTACAAACAAGAGGCTGCCTTAGTGGCAGCCTCTTGTATCGTAAAACTACTTTTTTATTTTTGGCAAAATCTTGTTCAACGGAACCTTCTTTTCCTTTGCCCATGTGTTTTCATCCGTTGGATCGAATTGCTCAATAAACGTAATAACTTCCTTTGTAATCGGTGTTGGTGTTGATGCACCAGAGGTAACCGCGACGGACTTTGCGTCCTTAATCCAATTAATATCTAACTCTGTAATGTCAGCTATTCTGTACGATTTCGTTCCAGCAATTTCCTCAGAAACCTGGGCTAATCGGTTCGAATTATTGCTCTTAGGATCCCCAACAACAATTAATACATCTGCATCGCCTGCTTGTTGGGCAACAGCTTCTTGACGCACCTGTGTTGCCATACAAATTTCATTGTGAATTTCGACATGAGGATATTTTTCCTTGACCTTATCCATAATGTGTTTAACATCCCATTGGCTCATCGTTGTTTGATTCGTGACAATAATTTTGTCAGCATTAATCTCGAGTGCTTCAACATCCGCTTCAGTCTCGACCAAATGCACCACATGTGGGGCGACCCCCACGGCTCCTTCAGGCTCAGGATGGCCCTTTTTGCCTATATAAATGATATGGAATCCTTCTTTTTCCTTCTCTAAAATAAGTGAATGGGTTTTTGTAACATCAGGGCAAGTAGCATCAATGGTAACCAATCCCTTTTGCTTTGCTAGCTCTCTAACTTCTGGTGAAATACCATGTGCAGTAAAGATGACGGTGCCTTTATCAACCTGTTCGAGAATTTCGAGTCGATTTTTCCCATCTAATGTAATGATTCCTTCTTCTTCAAAGGCATCGGTAACATGTTTGTTGTGGACAATCATTCCCAGTATATAAATAGGTCGGGGCAAAGATTTATCTAAAGCAGCATTACGTGCAACGACCATTGCATCGACAACACCGTAGCAATAACCACGTGGTGAGATTTTGATGACCTTCATTAATTTAGTTCCCCCTAAAAATTACGGAATGTATCTTTTTTATGTATTTATTATAAAGGACTTGGAAACAGAATTCAAAAGACGCATTTTGTCAAATTTGATTTTTATTAAAACAAGAAGCTACCCATCGTATTTACCAACTTTGAGTAGCTTAATGTATCGTTACATATTAATTATCAAAAAATTCAAATATAAATTCTCGGAAAAGAACGACGCTCTTGAAAATGATGAACTCTAGGCTGTTCTTCCAGGTTTATCCCAGTCATCTTCATCACTTTCTGTATCTTCATCATTAGAATTAACCGTTACACTGCGGTGATTTTGATTTTTTGACTGTTTTCTTCTTTTGGTTTGCTCTTCCCCTGTTAAGAAACTACTTCTTCTTTCCGTTGTTAGTACTTCTTCTTTTTCAACGCTTTCCTCCTCAAGCTCAATCGATTCCATTTCCGTTTGCTCTGAATTTGTTTCCTCAGTTGCATCCTTTAATCCACGGTAAAGCTTCCACATCGTCGGGATATTCTTGATGATTGGCCCGTATTGTGATACGAGTGGGGTAATTTGTTGAAAGGCACTTAGAACCTGTTGTGTGTTATTTAAGAAACCTGAAATGGCAGTCGGATTTGTTAAATTCTTTAAAAAAGATCCACCCGAAGCAGCTGCAGTACCTGGTGAAGAGAACAACCCGGAACTCCTCCACCCATAGATGGATTTGTTCTTCCTAATAATTTCGCAAGTAGTCCGCCACCGGACCTGTTTTGCGAAAAGCCCATCGATCCCATTTGTCTCATTTGGCGCATGGAACCCATCGGCCCCATTTGTCGATTCATCATTGTCGGATGATACATTTGACGTTGATACGGCCCCATTTGACTGCGTTGATTGCCCCAGTTAAATGGCATTTGTTGTCTTTGCGGCATGAATAAACCCCCTTTCAAGCATACTCTCTCTTCTTTACTGTATGCGGTAAACCGATTTTGGTTAGGTTTAAAATGAGGGATATTCATAATTAGGTAGATCTGATTAGAGTCAATTTTGCATAATTAATAGAAAAGTGGAGTTTTATTCTAAACTTTATTATAATAACATGATGGATGTTTAAGCGAAGGAGTAAAAAAATGAAAAAATCAAAATTTGATCGATATGAATTTAAACCGTTCATAATAGATGCAATACAGAAATTAGGCTTTCAAGAGCCCACTGAAATTCAAGAAAGAATCATTCCGTTAATATTAAAGGAAGAAAGCACGATCGGCCAGTCTCAAACTGGGACTGGAAAAACCCATTCTTATATCTTACCGATATTACAAAAAATTAATCCTGCAAAAAAAGAAGTACAAGCTGTGATTACAGCTCCAACACGTGAGTTAGCAGATCAAATTTACCGTGAAATTGTAAAAATAACCTCACATTGCCATCCTGATGAAGAAATCACCGCACGGGTGTTTATGGGTGGGACGGATAAGCAAAGAACGATTGATAAATTAAAGGTTCAACCACAAATTGTTGTAGGAACACCAGGAAGAATAAATGATCTTATTAAAGACCAAGCATTAGTTGTTTATACAGCTGATACTCTTGTTGTGGATGAAGCGGACTTAGTACTGGATATGGGATTCATTGAAGATGTTGATATGATCGCTTCGCGAATGGCGGAACGCCTGAAAATGTTTGTATTTTCTGCCACGATTCCTGAAAAGCTGAAGCCGTTCCTAAAGAAATACATGGAGAATCCAAAATTTGTGCAAATTGCACCGAAGCATATTGCTGCTGAAAATATAGAGCATTTAATCATTCCATCTCGTCATCGTAATAAGGTTACTCTGACGTATGAAGCATTAAAACTATTGAATCCATATATGGCGATCGTTTTTACAAATACGAAAAAAACAGCGGATGAAGTAGCGGATGCCCTGATCCAAAAAGGCTTAAAGGTTGGAAGAATCCATGGGGACTTGACTCCTCGGGAGCGTAAAAAAGTAATGAAGCAGGTTAAGGACCTAGAGTTCCAATACCTTGTGGCAACTGACCTAGCAGCACGTGGAATCGATATTTCAGGTGTTAGTCACGTCATTAATTATGAACTACCAGAGGACCTTGACTTTTATGTACACCGTGTCGGAAGAACAGCACGTGCAGGGCATTCTGGTGTTGCCCTGACTATTTATGATCTTTCAGATGATGACGCCTTAAATAAACTCGAAAAGATAGGTATTGTTCTCAAAAACGTGGATATTCAAAAGGGTGAATGGGTCACAATTGGTGAGCGGAATAAGCGGAAAAATCGCCAAAAACAAAGTGATGAAATTAAAGAAAAAGCAAAAACCTTTGTCCGCAAGCCGAATAAAGTGAAACCTGGCTATAAAAAAAGAATGAAGGCAGAAGTAGAAAAAATCGAAAAACGCCAACGACGAGTTAATCGCGGAAAAAAATAAATATAGATTGAGGGAGAGACGAGCTATAATGTTGAAAATAGGTTCACATGTTTCGATGAGCGGGAAAAATATGCTATTAGCGGCAAGTGCAGAGGCCGTTTCTTATGGTGCCAATACATTTATGATTTATACAGGCGCTCCGCAAAATACGAGACGGAAAAAAATCGAAGACTTAAATATTGAAGAAGGCCAACGTCATATGGAGCTAAATGGAATTAGTGAAATTATTGTCCATGCTCCATATATCATCAATATTGGCAATACGACTAATCCCGCTACCTTTGAATTGGGAGTAAACTTTTTGCGCACAGAAATAGAGCGTACGGAAGCGATTGGTGCAAAACAAATTGTTCTTCACCCAGGTGCTCATGTTGGCGCCAGGTACTGAGCTTGGGATCAAAAAAATTGTTGAAGGACTAAATGAAGTGTTGACCGGACACGAAAAGCTGCAAATTGCACTTGAAACAATGGCTGGTAAAGGTTCGGAATGCGGCAAGAATTTTGAGGAGTTGGCCATGATTTTCGATGGAGTAAACTATAGTGACCGACTATCCGTTTGCTTCGATACTTGCCATACACATGATGCGGGGTATAACCTTGTAGAAGATTTTGATGGAGTGCTAAATGAATTTGATAAAATTATTGGCCTTGACCGCTTAAAGGTGCTTCATATAAATGATAGTAAAAATGAGCGTGGAATGGCCAAAGACCGCCATGAAAATATCGGCTTTGGGAAAATTGGCTTTGAGGCACTGAGCTACATTGTCCATCATCCACAGCTAATGGATATTCCTAAAATCCTCGAAACACCATTTGTTGGTGATGATAAAAATAATAAAAAAGCACCGTATAAACATGAAATCGCCATGCTAAAAAGCAAAGAATTCAATCAAAACTTATTAGATGAAATCATGCTTCAAGGATAATGCAAGACAAGAAAAAAGCTGTGAGATCAATTCACAGCTTTTTCTTATTTATTTTTGAGGCTATGTTAAAGAAAATTGTTGTTTTTTGAGCACTCTGTTGATTGGAGCACCTGGAACGGAAATCAACAGACATGTTTAAAAAAACTATTTCATAAAGGTAGTAAACAGCTTGTTTATTTCTCTTGCTGTGTCAGGACTAGCAATCCGCGCAATATCTTTTATCATTTGCGCTCGTTCGTTATCTTTAAACATATTTAAGCTAGAACTTCTTAAGTATTTTGCAATGTTATCTGCTTCCGT
The DNA window shown above is from Bacillus sp. T3 and carries:
- a CDS encoding DEAD/DEAH box helicase yields the protein MKKSKFDRYEFKPFIIDAIQKLGFQEPTEIQERIIPLILKEESTIGQSQTGTGKTHSYILPILQKINPAKKEVQAVITAPTRELADQIYREIVKITSHCHPDEEITARVFMGGTDKQRTIDKLKVQPQIVVGTPGRINDLIKDQALVVYTADTLVVDEADLVLDMGFIEDVDMIASRMAERLKMFVFSATIPEKLKPFLKKYMENPKFVQIAPKHIAAENIEHLIIPSRHRNKVTLTYEALKLLNPYMAIVFTNTKKTADEVADALIQKGLKVGRIHGDLTPRERKKVMKQVKDLEFQYLVATDLAARGIDISGVSHVINYELPEDLDFYVHRVGRTARAGHSGVALTIYDLSDDDALNKLEKIGIVLKNVDIQKGEWVTIGERNKRKNRQKQSDEIKEKAKTFVRKPNKVKPGYKKRMKAEVEKIEKRQRRVNRGKK
- the vrrA gene encoding VrrA/YqfQ family protein, translated to MFSSPGTAAASGGSFLKNLTNPTAISGFLNNTQQVLSAFQQITPLVSQYGPIIKNIPTMWKLYRGLKDATEETNSEQTEMESIELEEESVEKEEVLTTERRSSFLTGEEQTKRRKQSKNQNHRSVTVNSNDEDTESDEDDWDKPGRTA
- a CDS encoding DUF2624 domain-containing protein, coding for MIKVKIFENIINYKLKTITRDELLKYANQFNMKLSKTEADNIAKYLRSSSLNMFKDNERAQMIKDIARIASPDTAREINKLFTTFMK
- a CDS encoding 4-hydroxy-3-methylbut-2-enyl diphosphate reductase, with the translated sequence MKVIKISPRGYCYGVVDAMVVARNAALDKSLPRPIYILGMIVHNKHVTDAFEEEGIITLDGKNRLEILEQVDKGTVIFTAHGISPEVRELAKQKGLVTIDATCPDVTKTHSLILEKEKEGFHIIYIGKKGHPEPEGAVGVAPHVVHLVETEADVEALEINADKIIVTNQTTMSQWDVKHIMDKVKEKYPHVEIHNEICMATQVRQEAVAQQAGDADVLIVVGDPKSNNSNRLAQVSEEIAGTKSYRIADITELDINWIKDAKSVAVTSGASTPTPITKEVITFIEQFDPTDENTWAKEKKVPLNKILPKIKK